A single region of the Melioribacteraceae bacterium 4301-Me genome encodes:
- the rbfA gene encoding 30S ribosome-binding factor RbfA → MTPRRVSRVASLIKEELSLIFLHKIQDPQLGVITITNVKVSADLRYAKVYISVYDKKNRNALLDKVDELKSMIRTELAHRITIRFVPELNFFIDDTNDYVERIEDIFKEIHKNDN, encoded by the coding sequence ATGACCCCAAGAAGAGTAAGTAGAGTTGCTAGCTTAATTAAAGAAGAGCTTAGTTTAATTTTTCTTCATAAAATACAAGACCCGCAATTAGGTGTTATTACTATTACAAATGTTAAAGTTAGTGCCGATTTGCGTTATGCTAAGGTCTATATATCAGTCTATGATAAAAAAAATAGAAATGCACTACTAGATAAAGTAGACGAATTAAAAAGCATGATTAGAACCGAACTTGCCCACAGAATTACAATTAGATTTGTGCCAGAGCTGAACTTTTTTATAGATGATACAAATGACTACGTTGAAAGAATAGAAGATATTTTTAAAGAAATTCATAAAAATGATAACTAA
- the nusA gene encoding transcription termination factor NusA produces the protein MNAEIVESFAQMVREKSLDKDVLAGIIEEIFGVLVKKKYGPNAKYDVVVNMDKGDIEIFFERTVVEHVTDPNLEISIDELNAKGNPDELEVGDEYVEKIELNQFGRRLINLARQSLNQKIREIEKDIVYSEYREMLGEIVVGDIYQVRKNDVLVNHNKNELVLPRSEQIPKEKYRKGDTIRAVIKEVKKTPNGPLIIISRADNLFLQRLFEIEIPEIYDGIIEIKRIAREPGERAKVAVESQDARIDAVGACVGMKGVRIHAIVRELNNENIDVINYSDDPVLFIQRALSPAKLKQIEIDEANKKCVVTAESDQISSIVGRNGVNIRLAIKLTGYDIEIIREEKPFEEYEDDIELVELKEELGSDIVELLINNRYDTAVEVLSAGVDKLKEIKGIDEQKAQEIIEIIKNQFEEEE, from the coding sequence ATGAACGCAGAAATAGTAGAATCGTTTGCACAAATGGTTCGCGAGAAAAGTCTTGATAAAGATGTTCTCGCTGGTATAATAGAAGAAATTTTTGGTGTGCTTGTAAAGAAAAAGTACGGGCCAAACGCTAAATACGATGTTGTGGTTAATATGGATAAAGGCGATATAGAAATTTTCTTCGAAAGGACAGTAGTAGAACATGTTACTGACCCTAACTTAGAAATAAGCATTGATGAACTGAACGCAAAGGGAAATCCTGATGAACTAGAAGTCGGCGATGAATATGTAGAGAAAATTGAATTAAACCAGTTTGGCAGACGATTGATTAATTTAGCACGACAAAGTCTAAATCAAAAAATCAGAGAAATAGAAAAAGACATTGTTTACAGCGAATACCGCGAAATGTTAGGTGAAATAGTAGTAGGAGACATTTACCAAGTTAGGAAAAACGACGTGCTCGTTAATCATAATAAAAATGAATTAGTACTGCCAAGAAGTGAACAAATACCTAAAGAAAAATATCGTAAAGGAGATACAATTAGAGCAGTTATTAAAGAAGTTAAAAAAACTCCTAACGGACCTCTTATCATTATTTCGCGTGCCGATAATTTATTCTTACAAAGGCTTTTTGAAATAGAAATCCCTGAAATATACGATGGAATTATAGAAATTAAAAGAATAGCTCGCGAGCCTGGCGAACGTGCTAAAGTAGCAGTTGAATCTCAAGATGCACGAATAGATGCTGTTGGTGCTTGTGTCGGCATGAAAGGTGTTAGAATTCATGCTATAGTGAGAGAACTAAATAATGAAAATATAGATGTTATAAATTACTCTGATGACCCTGTTCTTTTTATTCAAAGAGCACTTTCACCTGCTAAATTAAAACAAATTGAGATTGATGAGGCAAATAAAAAATGTGTGGTTACAGCAGAAAGTGACCAAATCTCTAGTATAGTCGGTAGAAATGGTGTTAATATTCGTTTAGCTATTAAGCTGACTGGTTACGATATTGAAATAATTCGTGAAGAAAAACCATTTGAAGAATATGAAGATGATATTGAGTTAGTTGAACTTAAGGAGGAGTTGGGTAGCGATATAGTTGAATTGCTCATTAATAATAGATACGATACAGCTGTGGAAGTTTTATCTGCTGGTGTTGATAAACTAAAAGAAATTAAAGGAATAGATGAACAAAAAGCTCAAGAAATTATAGAAATAATTAAAAATCAATTTGAAGAAGAGGAATAG
- the infB gene encoding translation initiation factor IF-2, whose product MSETTKEKKLRLYKFAAEVNLSTESLVEFLRKKGYDVKSHMSLLTDEMVAAIHAHFKKDIEKAEKHYKKISEFQKKRGELSEIEASVSQKTSEKIESAEKIDKTEQPQEKVLEVIEKEKEEKEPEEQKPVEVSSETTVEEARSFKTDSELKLAEKKKGLTIVGKIELEKREKEKTLEKPEEKVEKQIEEIKPEQLVKQQDTQPLTAEAEQDEGERKKKKKKKILKAKKKSKSIEEKDEANISKKKRKIKRLEIDKKEVDEAIKRTLLSMDESVIGERALIRKKKRKEKQIIQEKILEEKNKEKTTLKVTEYIAVNELANLMGVPVADVIQKCIGLGLMVSINQRLDVETITLVADEFGFNIELQEEYKSELENEAEEDEKMLQPRPPVVTIMGHVDHGKTSLLDYIRRSNVVAGEAGGITQHIGAYKVVLDDGKEITFLDTPGHEAFTAMRARGAKVTDIVVLVVAADDAVMPQTIEAINHAQAANVPIIVAINKIDKPGANPEKIRQQLSERNILVEDWGGKYQCVEISAKKGLNIDQLLEKIILEAEMLELKANPNRSARGTVIESQLDKGRGVTATVLVQKGTLRIGDPFIAGVSFGRVRAMLDERNNKVTEAKPSTPVLVLGFEGIPQAGDSFIVVNSERESREIALKRQQLKREQNHRQVRLITLDEIASQISKGGVKELPIIVKGDVDGSIEALSDSLMKLSNQEVIVRVIHKGVGAISEGDVLLAAASNAVIIGFHVRPNTNARKLAEAENVEIRLYNVIYDAINEVRSALEGMLSPVVSEELTGTLEVRQIFKVPKAGTVAGCYVQDGKISRTNKIRLFRDGIVIYEGELSSLKRFKDDVKEVDQGYECGLTISNFNDIKVGDIIESYKIVETKKKL is encoded by the coding sequence ATGAGTGAAACTACAAAAGAGAAAAAATTACGTCTTTACAAATTTGCAGCTGAAGTAAATCTGTCCACAGAATCTTTAGTTGAATTTCTGCGGAAAAAAGGCTACGATGTTAAATCCCACATGTCTTTATTGACGGATGAAATGGTGGCTGCTATCCATGCTCATTTTAAAAAAGATATTGAAAAAGCTGAAAAGCATTACAAGAAAATTTCCGAGTTTCAGAAAAAAAGAGGTGAACTTTCAGAAATTGAAGCTTCTGTTAGTCAAAAAACCTCCGAAAAAATTGAGAGCGCAGAGAAGATAGATAAAACTGAACAGCCTCAAGAAAAAGTTTTAGAGGTAATAGAGAAGGAAAAAGAGGAAAAAGAACCTGAAGAACAAAAACCAGTCGAAGTATCTTCTGAAACTACAGTTGAAGAAGCTCGCTCTTTTAAAACCGATTCTGAACTTAAATTGGCTGAAAAGAAAAAGGGACTTACAATTGTTGGCAAAATTGAACTAGAAAAAAGGGAAAAAGAAAAAACTTTAGAAAAGCCAGAGGAAAAAGTAGAAAAGCAAATTGAAGAAATTAAACCAGAGCAGCTTGTAAAACAACAAGATACGCAGCCTTTAACTGCCGAGGCTGAACAAGATGAAGGAGAGAGAAAAAAGAAGAAAAAGAAGAAAATTTTAAAAGCTAAGAAAAAATCAAAATCAATTGAAGAAAAAGATGAAGCTAATATTTCCAAGAAAAAAAGAAAAATAAAACGTCTTGAAATAGATAAAAAAGAAGTCGATGAAGCCATAAAAAGAACTTTGCTTAGTATGGATGAGTCCGTAATAGGTGAAAGAGCATTAATTAGAAAGAAAAAAAGGAAAGAAAAGCAAATAATTCAGGAAAAGATTTTAGAAGAAAAAAATAAAGAGAAAACCACACTAAAGGTTACGGAATATATAGCAGTTAACGAACTTGCAAATTTAATGGGCGTGCCTGTAGCAGATGTTATACAGAAATGCATTGGACTTGGCTTAATGGTTTCAATTAACCAGAGGTTAGATGTTGAAACGATTACTTTAGTAGCTGATGAATTTGGTTTTAATATTGAACTTCAAGAAGAGTATAAATCTGAACTTGAAAATGAAGCAGAAGAAGATGAAAAAATGCTTCAGCCTCGTCCACCAGTTGTAACTATTATGGGACATGTCGATCATGGGAAAACGTCCTTGCTTGATTATATAAGAAGATCTAATGTGGTTGCAGGCGAAGCTGGTGGTATTACACAACACATAGGTGCATATAAGGTTGTTTTAGATGACGGCAAAGAAATTACATTTTTAGATACACCTGGACACGAAGCATTTACGGCAATGAGGGCCAGAGGTGCAAAAGTAACAGATATTGTTGTTTTAGTAGTAGCTGCAGACGATGCAGTAATGCCTCAAACTATTGAAGCAATTAATCATGCTCAGGCTGCTAATGTACCAATAATTGTAGCAATCAATAAAATTGATAAACCGGGCGCTAATCCGGAAAAAATTAGACAACAATTATCTGAAAGAAACATTTTAGTTGAAGACTGGGGTGGAAAATATCAGTGCGTTGAAATTTCTGCAAAGAAAGGATTAAATATTGACCAATTGTTAGAAAAAATTATTCTTGAAGCAGAAATGCTGGAACTGAAAGCTAATCCTAATAGATCTGCTAGAGGAACAGTTATTGAGTCTCAGTTGGATAAAGGACGAGGAGTAACTGCTACAGTCCTTGTTCAAAAGGGTACTTTAAGGATTGGTGATCCTTTTATTGCAGGCGTTTCGTTTGGAAGAGTAAGGGCTATGTTAGATGAAAGAAACAATAAAGTAACAGAAGCTAAACCATCAACACCTGTTCTTGTATTAGGCTTTGAAGGAATACCACAAGCAGGTGATAGCTTTATTGTTGTGAACTCAGAAAGAGAATCCCGTGAAATTGCTCTTAAACGTCAACAGTTAAAACGAGAGCAAAATCACCGTCAAGTACGTTTGATTACTTTAGATGAAATTGCAAGTCAAATCAGCAAAGGTGGTGTAAAAGAATTGCCAATTATTGTTAAAGGTGATGTCGATGGTTCTATAGAAGCTCTGTCGGATTCTTTGATGAAATTATCTAATCAAGAAGTAATAGTGAGAGTTATTCATAAAGGCGTTGGCGCAATTAGCGAGGGTGATGTGCTGCTTGCCGCTGCTTCTAATGCTGTAATTATAGGATTTCATGTTCGACCTAATACTAATGCTAGAAAATTGGCTGAAGCCGAAAATGTAGAAATTCGGCTTTATAACGTGATTTACGATGCTATTAATGAAGTTCGCTCCGCTCTTGAAGGTATGCTTTCTCCAGTTGTATCTGAGGAATTAACGGGTACATTAGAAGTTAGACAAATATTTAAAGTGCCAAAAGCTGGTACTGTTGCAGGTTGTTATGTACAAGATGGGAAAATATCCAGGACCAATAAAATTAGATTGTTTAGAGACGGAATTGTAATTTATGAAGGTGAACTTTCCTCTCTGAAACGATTTAAAGATGATGTTAAAGAAGTTGATCAAGGATATGAGTGCGGACTTACAATTTCTAATTTTAATGATATCAAAGTCGGCGATATTATTGAATCTTATAAAATTGTAGAAACAAAAAAGAAATTATAG